Proteins encoded together in one Anopheles darlingi chromosome 3, idAnoDarlMG_H_01, whole genome shotgun sequence window:
- the LOC125958127 gene encoding uncharacterized protein LOC125958127 yields the protein MPPPRGTGLRLNLGSNFLTQRKIQARQRLRLARHQQQQQQQRASGSGTAGGSATPAASGNRRPKYNMWVSTNKVLIGSVGGLKKTHCRNPNFDSEETKLLISLWGDPQVQRTLITTHKKHPVIAKLAEKMREYGYNRSTEEINTRIKNLKCFYNRIKKDLETGVATETSWKHFQAMDDILTRPVFGNNRRGSGSDVTPAEQVATGDHHHLVDSIGVKLELASDEEKELRAVEMLMRNAEQVELREPNLLIPKDEPMEMEEEDDPNDPDFEHDGGSETDDESSGMDEADKSERSTRFRRRTKRVHKPSSKAVAANAAAAEGGSGEGQTSGNPANAMARSSTATLPAASPASTTSNTQAVPVPGTIKIINYSGGAKVSISTSTNMSASTAAPVVTVAGAPTLGGITTQAGGAAATTTTQSKISLVPTNFLLKPQASGMGFKQPIQLYTKPTVTIQGAKPPTGSSPAIQPIVSVSSGHPTIQPAAGATPGTTTGQPMKLYLVNTMPKDGSAPKQQLIAPPGATSHLYGGTSPVAISMASGIPGLPKISIQPKPPTLMTNAAGGLASATLAGTTRILQAKPAPVSGVGPVRAPLGMPPKMGGFKALLNQLVGLQRENLTITRTRLTAEKERLRNEKSVANSVLQALGDLNDLLVGMNAELEAVGAVEGKPVDGKRSRIQITDVRHDPSHRRPSVNPADQPGSGDEESMKTEIISDSEEG from the exons ATGCCTCCACCGCGCGGTACCGGTCTCCGGTTAAATCTGGGAAGTAATTTTCTAACGCAACGGAAAATACAAGCCCGCCAGCGATTGCGCCTAGcacggcatcagcagcagcagcagcaacaacgagcaTCCGGTTCCGGCACCGCTGGAGGTAGTGCGACACCTGCGGCGAGTGGGAATCGACGCCCGAAGTACAACATGTGGGTTTCGACGAACAAGGTGTTGATTggatcggtcggtggcctCAAGAAAACCCACTGCCGCAATCCAAACTTTGACTCGGAGGAAACCAAGCTGCTCATCTCGCTCTGGGGTGACCCGCAGGTCCAGCGGACGCTCATCACCACCCACAAGAAGCATCCGGTCATTGCGAAGCTGGCGGAGAAGATGCGCGAGTACGGGTACAACCGGTCGACCGAGGAGATCAATACGCGCATCAAGAATCTCAAGTGTTTCTACAATCGCATCAAGAAGGACCTGGAAACGGGTGTCGCCACCGAAACGTCCTGGAAGCACTTCCAGGCCATGGACGACATATTGACGCGGCCCGTCTTTGGTAACAATCGGC gaggatccggTAGTGACGTCACCCCGGCCGAGCAAGTGGCCAcaggagaccaccaccacctggtggACTCGATCGGGGTGAAGTTGGAGCTGGCAAgcgacgaggagaaggaattgCGCGCGGTCGAGATGCTGATGCGGAACGCGGAACAGGTGGAACTGCGGGAACCGAATTTGCTGATACCGAAGGATGAACCGATGGagatggaggaagaggacgatcCGAATGATCCGGACTTTGAGCATGACGGCGGTAGTGAGACGGATGATGAAAGTTCCGGCATGGATGAGGCTGATAAAAG TGAGCGATCGACACGTTTCCGACGACGTACCAAAAGAGTCCACAAACCGAGTAGTAAAGCAGTTGCCGCAAATGCCGCGGCCGCTGAAGGAGGTAGTGGAGAAGGACAGACAAGTGGTAATCCAGCCAATGCTATGGCAAGATCGTCCACCGCAACACtcccagcagcatcacctgccagcaccaccagcaatacCCAGGCCGTACCGGTCCCGGGAACAATCAAAATCATTAACTACAGTGGCGGCGCCAAAGTAAGcatctccacctccaccaacaTGAGCGCCAGTACAGCGGCACCGGTAGTGACGGTAGCAGGTGCACCAACTCTCGGTGGAATAACGACCCAGGCCGGAGGAGCCGCCGCAACCACGACAACCCAGAGCAAAATATCGCTTGTTCCGACAAACTTCCTGCTTAAGCCGCAGGCATCGGGGATGGGATTCAAGCAACCGATACAACTCTACACCAAACCAACGGTCACCATCCAGGGAgcgaaaccaccgaccggatCAAGCCCCGCAATACAACCGATCGTCTCGGTGAGCAGTGGTCATCCTACCATTCAGCCAGCTGCCGGTGCGACACCCGGTACGACGACCGGACAACCGATGAAGCTGTACCTGGTCAATACGATGCCAAAGGATGGTTCGGCACCGAAGCAACAGCTGATAGCACCACCGGGGGCCACATCGCACCTCTACGGTGGTACCTCACCGGTGGCCATCTCCATGGCGAGCGGTATTCCTGGTCTGCCGAAGATCAGTATCCAGCCCAAACCGCCGACGCTCATGACGAATGCTGCCGGCGGATTGGCCAGTGCAACGTTGGCCGGTACGACGCGAATTCTGCAAGCCAAACCGGCACCAGTCAGTGGTGTTGGTCCGGTGCGTGCTCCTCTCGGTATGCCACCGAAAATGGGTGGTTTCAAAGCGTTACTGAACCAGCTCGTTGGTCTTCAGCGGGAAAATCTGACCATCACCCGGACACGGTTAACGGCAGAAAAGGAGCGGTTAAGGAACGAAAAATCCGTCGCCAACTCGGTGTTACAAGCGCTCGGTGATCTAAACGACCTGCTAGTTGGCATGAACGCGGAACTGGAAGCTGTCGGTGCGGTGGAAGGGAAGCCCGTGGACGGGAAGAGGTCACGCATCCAGATCACCGATGTGCGGCACGATCCGTCCCACCGTCGACCGTCGGTGAATCCGGCGGACCAGCCAGGCAGTGGGGACGAGGAAAGCATGAAAACCGAAATAATAAGTGACTCGGAGGAGGGctaa